One segment of Vibrio gazogenes DNA contains the following:
- the nrdR gene encoding transcriptional regulator NrdR yields the protein MHCPFCSENDTKVIDSRLVADGHQVRRRRQCLACHERFTTFETAELVMPRVIKSNGNREPFDEDKMINGMLRALEKRPVSADSIDLSISTIKSRLRATGEREVPSDLIGNLVMEQLKELDKVAYIRFASVYRSFEDIREFGEEIARLED from the coding sequence ATGCATTGTCCTTTTTGTTCGGAAAATGATACGAAAGTCATCGATTCGCGTTTGGTTGCCGATGGACACCAAGTACGTCGTCGCCGACAGTGTCTGGCTTGCCATGAGCGGTTTACCACATTTGAAACCGCAGAGTTGGTCATGCCCAGAGTGATTAAGTCAAATGGTAACCGTGAACCATTTGATGAGGATAAAATGATCAATGGGATGCTGAGGGCGTTGGAAAAGCGGCCCGTCAGTGCTGATTCTATTGATCTATCCATTAGCACGATTAAGTCGCGGCTGCGAGCGACGGGTGAGCGAGAAGTTCCGAGTGACTTGATTGGTAACTTAGTGATGGAACAGCTGAAAGAGCTTGATAAAGTTGCTTACATTCGTTTCGCCTCGGTTTACCGGAGTTTCGAAGATATTCGGGAATTTGGTGAAGAAATTGCCAGATTGGAAGACTAG